In Primulina huaijiensis isolate GDHJ02 unplaced genomic scaffold, ASM1229523v2 scaffold208184, whole genome shotgun sequence, the genomic window CATTCTCCGCCGATATAGGAGATTGGATCGCCGGTGGCTCTTGGAACGACAGCTCGCAATCACGAGGCACGTCACTAGCATCGCTAATGGATCCTACCAACTCCACATAGTTTTGCTGATTAATAACTCTAAAGTCGACATATTTCAAACTAGAGATCGCGCTATTATATCCACTGAAACACGTCTTAAGACTTGATACCAAGTGTGGATTAGTGGCTCTCTTCAAGAGTCCCGAAATCTTGGCAGATGTAGCGCCTGCGGTGGCCAAGGCCTTGTCTCGGAGTATGGTGCACAAGCCATTAGGGGTGGTTTTCAGGTTGGCTCGTGGGTCGGCCTCGATTATCGACAAGCAAA contains:
- the LOC140966884 gene encoding pectinesterase inhibitor-like — its product is MKLNLGFLCLSLAVALIFYQTESANVEQQYCKRTTNGALCLSIIEADPRANLKTTPNGLCTILRDKALATAGATSAKISGLLKRATNPHLVSSLKTCFSGYNSAISSLKYVDFRVINQQNYVELVGSISDASDVPRDCELSFQEPPAIQSPISAENERLRVICATTMEMVNLVECNRPSFC